TTGAAACCAGGAGAATTGTATGAATTTGTTGTAGTTGCTGTAGATGGTAATACCATGAAAGAATCGGATATTGctgaaattgaagcatcaaGCTcaggtacatttataatactatgataatgtaatatataaatataataatataatatgtttaatggtATCTTATTAGGAAGggttttcatttataacatagttataaacttataaactataatagtttatacatagataaattccttattttctactttttataaattacgctaaaattaatatgtataaaatactaatttatttttaattatttagatccAATAATTCGAAGAAGTGAAAATATGGCTACATCAGGATGGTTTATCGCAATGCTGTTAGCTTTATTATTCCTCATTATCttcttaattattgtttgtattgtaAAACGTAATAGAGGAGGAAAATATGTAGTGCATGAATCAGAAGCTGCCCGTGGTCGCCATGATTATCCTGATGAACCTCATTTTCATGAATATTCACAaccgtatgtatataaatgttatacatttatatttctttttattgattaaaaataaattgtatttgcactttttttattagactTGGTGGTGCAAAAAGATTAGGAAGTGAAAAACAGTCTCCTGAAAGTGATACAGATTCAATGGCAGAATATGGAGAAGGAGAcacaggtatatttttttctagttctTCTGcatcaattttatcatattttgtattcaaaatgTCTTTTACTACACCATTTATTACCTCATTGCTGTACCGTTTGACAATAACACTTTGAAGTACtagttataattgaaattattcaattttatgtaGTAATCACAATTCAAAGTTTGTGTAAAATGTGTTGTTCTGTGTGCATGCTAGTATCAccaaataaaatcttaatgaCAGTAAACAAATCATTATAGCtccttaaaaagtaaataagttTTGTAAATGATTTTACATTACAACTATTGTGCATTCGGATATATATTGCCTAATGAGATCTAAGTTtttaacaaacatattttttttaacccagtcaaataaaaattattatattttattatattgcacacatttttatatttagtttatttttcaattcctGCATGttagttattgttttgttttctcTTCCATATCACTTGTAGAAGGAATGAATGAAGATGGCTCTTTCATTGGCTTGTATGGTAAAAAAAGACAGGGGGGTGAAACCACTTCGGCCGGTTTTGCTACACTTGTCTAAATGTGTGAGTACATaatgataaaagaaaatttattatttgtaaaaatcgtattatttatatattttatgtttaaattatacagcTCAGTTTACCGAGGACGGATCTTTTATCGGTCAATATGGCACTGCTAGAAAAAATCGGCAACAGCAATCTCAACCACAACCACAACCACAATCTCCACTTCAAGCTGTCACTGGTTCGTCCTCTGCTGCCACTTATGTATAATTCTCGAAAagtatttttgacatttactcatttacctatatagtatataaaatatttttatgcatttttaaaaaaatcttcccTGCCCTAAATCCAAAGCTTTTTATGTcagtattactatttattatttgaccaataacgcttaaaaaaatatttaattgtaaagatACAGACTATTGTTGTCTTTTGTTGTAACTAATGGTTGTATTTTTGTAACGTGtctattaatttcatattagaaTTCCTTGTCtgtgataaaaacatttttaagtccatgataaaaaaaaaaatagttgtgtTAGGAATACTAACTAACTTCgctatttaatttcaaattgaaaAGAAGAAAGtagtattatttgtaatatattaaaacaattcatatatttaaattaatatcagtattttgtattcatacCATACCAATTAAAGGCattgtaactttttattttgtgccACAGTCATTCTTAGGATGGTTTGGTTGTTGTTGTGATTAAttctgttaatttaatattaattttaaaatgcacgCCAAGCCTGCGCTTCATTTAAcacctttttaaatatttgttatgttttatatagacctctaataattttatatgtttactgtttagtatgtattattattttgtaatcagTATTATTCATGAACAATGGcaaatttctttttctttttttgatctcaaaatcaaattaaaataaagccaAACTATGATTTCACATCACATTTAACTATAAAGTGGCctatgttttaatgacaatatttatatagaagataaacatttattttatttttgtaattgtcgatccaatttttaatatgaacaatatattataatatatttttgatcaaaTTTTCACCACCACCTTTCACTGCCCTTTATAGAATAAtccttgttattatatttgtataaccatttttttttttacatatttatgtaacgCATGCATTCCATATAAATAGTTCTTAGTTaagttcataaatatatattactataaatcaaTGTAAAGCGTTTTTAcctttattcaaaaacaaatattataatgtaacatgCCTACTTTGCCTTATAGAGATATATTCAACAACGACacttagtattttagtataacacattttaaataaaataatgcacCCGAGTTTAGTTTGTAGCCAATTTagatgtaaaatttatatatatttatatatttttttttttgtcattattttccAGTGccctatgattttatttatttatttctattttgtaaacacaacagattgttatttttaagttaagatatattttacacatttgcAGTATTaatctataagtataattttgtatttttaataaactagtaAGTTATgctaaaatacctaattaaatggCAAAGGTAATATGatctgttttttattattactacaataCTACTTAATGATTTCCATTATTCTTTGATCATAAAAATCACTTACAAATTTGTGTGGTATATTGTTCTTCTTAGATGgccaattgaaataatttaatagactACTCAACTTGGAGATTGTTATAGTACAGTCAAAGTCAAATAggtaacgtaatattattaagttataatttcgacagtaatgattaattatcatttatattgtacaaataatgtttatataattattgtacaagaaaatttacaaaattgaagaaacaaaaaattaattattatattttatctatcattaatttatgcctatgtttcatttataataacatatatttgttatgtaaagaacaattttgattttcagttttcatataattcagtgaaatgaatgaattatttattaaactccattttttccaaattatattttaaaaatgattagttaaaataatatttggttcATTTCAAACAATTGTTAGTAAAGTGTTATTTAGTCATTATGAGATGTCagaaaatgtacctataaatttttattttcaatttaagcgctgatatttgaattaattcattgtcacaattatattgtactatgaACTGtgcaatgttaaaaaatttaaaatacataatcacATCaagtatgaatattaaattagatttaagaatctttattttttatttagttggtCAAGTGTAAGTCtgaattgaatacatttttatctgaataaaaaattataaattggtttttttaaattatttggataaaaaatagtatacaaataaaattgaaattctatTTACTTGAGAATGGTTGAATTGATTTgtaccatttttaattaaatatttaaaaacattccaAATcagatttttatagtaaaaatttgaGGAAAAACTGAAACTGGTTActgacataatatttgttaggGGCATTACTATATGGtactactatatttatattgactgTACTTCTGTGGTCtgattatattcattaattctaAACGCAAATGGATCGAGTATTAGGTATTCAAGTGAATTGAAatcttaataatgttaaaataattatttagccaTGATCATAGTTGAAAGTCAATCTTTACAATGATACAAATTGGAAAATTTTGTACTCCCTTGTTTGCTAGTCAATCTTTCAGTTCTTCATCCCTCTcacgataatatttaatgagatTAATTTTCATGAGTCAAGTGTGAACCTctcaatgttttataattcttatcaatgtattataatgattattaatttttaaatcatgatagtacttatcatttttatttaaaaaagcagaaaattgataataacaaaactaatactatatagttaagTTGTAACTACTATAACCAGTAAAATATACTCattcaagtaaaataatttatgttacacTTTGTAGTTTGTACCTATCTTATTTAACTTCCTAGTTACTATTTACTGTCTAcaactagtaatttttaaactataaatcaaGActcttaattatgtttatcgtTTGGACCTCATAAACtttttccatattattttaagtctttattttcatgatgtgcaaaatataaaagtattagttATGTGTGTTATGATAcagaaatatttgattttcaaaaatctataacaactatttgtattaaatatttatcatggaTGAAGAACTTACTAATGAATGTAATACTGCCAAAGTTGTTACtgaaaacaaagaaaaaagtaAGTATTCCAGTCAtttgagattttaatttattattacttatttagaataattttatattcttatagttGAGATATTATTGAAAGCAACCGGTAATGCACCAATTCTCAAGACAAAAAAATGGATGGTTGAAAAAGAAAAGACAGTGGCatctattaatgattttttacgtaaattattaaaactagaaCCATCTGATAgtttggtaaatatattaaatacataatatatatcagtAAAAGTTTGTTTAACAGGACATCTTTATGtctattttgtatgtttttcaacaaaaaacaTAACCCACGTGGATTGACAAATACTGTCAACTAtgcgttatattttaaaatttgacagAAGGTTATATCactttgttcatttttaattttaatattgatatgatTAGTAATTTCATAAAGTggcaatatataattatataccttactatttatagatgtctcattatttatgtaattttagtaataaaatttaatcataaattgatttattcaagaataacaaattaactttTGCAAACTACCATAGGTTCATAAAGTTATTCAATTcgccaaatattattaaaccagTCATGcataatgtatttactttattacaatactattagatttaatttttttttgcatttaaaaaatttacatggaacaaatacataggtattgaatattcttaaattaattgtgttatttaactatttcctttgaaaattttttgtgttgaaAATTAgagtatataactaaaaacaaaattatgatttaaaataatcataataattttgaaaacattaaagCTGATTACACACGGAGCGGTTTTGGATTATGATCCGCGGCGATCAAATCCCACTCGTCTAAACAGGAAAagcattgtttaattttagcgAGCAAATGTGGTTGACTGAAAATTGAACATGAGCGATTGTAAGCAGTCAGCGGCGCGGTTTAATCCGTATGAATATGCCATTTGATTTACCCGTGTTTTATTGTAAGCGGTTTTCCGTCAACCACGACCGTATATATGGCCAAACCGCTTCGTGTGTAGCCAGGTTTATGcaacaagtaaaatataaaacatggcaaaatataataataataaactttagagtctgatttgttattttatataacattttaatttaatatatatgtatttattttttttgcagtTCTTGTATGTGAATCAAGCATTTGCTCCATCACCTGATCAgacaatgaaaaatttatatgattgtTACAACACAGACGGTCgtcttgtattacattattgtaaaactcaAGCTTGGGGGTGAGATCATAAATTtcacaaaattacattttgtttcttaggaattaaaaatcgtttaatttgtgacattgtattataagttattataatttataaaattgttaataaatatacaaattgtttataaaaacaattgttacaattatttaaatgtgaatggtcaaaatatgatattgtaaaCAATAGTCAATTACAAAGTTTGTATTACCCcaggttaaataataattattatcattaaccaTGTTATATACCAGTAATCGCAATCAAAAAACACTCATAATGGTTTTAGAGTTGTTATGTATTCTGTAAGTCTGTATGCAAGCTTAAGACTCAAGGAGAAGACAGCTTTATGAAGTTTAGGTCTCGACCGAAATTTGTATACTGACAAAAGAATACCTATTGGCTGTTTTAGTcttttggaataaaataataatatattaagttataatcaatgaattaaaataatataataaagaaaatattaatactacaaCTTCTACAACTTACAGAAACCATaactaattcaatttaaaactattggaaaaattaatatattcaacctAGAAAGAATtccatattaaaaatgatcaaaTAGCTGATGactatgttataataacaaaatgtattttcaataatattatacaaaaataatccattcaactataatataacctatgtAAGACTAGATTAACAACATGCGatataaaaattcacaaaGGTCAGTAGAATTCCTAAATGAACTTGTAAACGTCActgatcaataaattaatacacacaATAGGGTTCATGAAAACTACTGTATGAGTAAGTATAATTTAgctgttaatatatttatatatcatgtaCATAAAACAGAAATGTGACAGTAACTAATGTCAATACCTATTGAATAGATTGtagaattattgtatttactatttacattaccaaaactaataaatttgcTTAAAGAGGGTGAAgtgattcaattaattttaaagactatatatatatatttataaattgttaatatgttaCAAGGGCGGACGCAGGAAAAAATTTTGAGGGgcgttttgaaaaaaatagcatttttTGAAGGTTCATAAGTGAGAATAACTgcatttgaaattaatcatCCATTCATTTCGAAGGGGGGTTTGATCTCCCCCCTTGCGTCTGCcactgatatattatgtttaataattgtacatagaattaaaaaaaaaattatttgaaaccatatactacttatttataaaaaatatgaagtgaCGGTTCCCAATGATCACATTTACCAATATCAATCAATaggtaacaaataaatttaagaaatattaataaaaacaatacctaGCAAATACACAggaattagaatattaaaatatatgtaatcaatttaatgttcatatctgttatgtctataatattatctccaACTCTAGACTTCAGTGGTGAGAGAAtagttaatatactttttaaaaatgtcaatcaATACTTATAGCCTTTAGGTATTTCTAACTTTAATTTAAGCACGTTTAataagacaaaatattatattgtaatcgtTAACCTAGCTATAGTCTCTATATGACTatatctatacaaataatgtgaattcaaaaatcatattttcaacAGAACGCATTTTGAAGAggatacgttttaaaaatactatacaaaataaaataacatctaatatagaaatatgaaGCTATGGCAACAACTGACAAAACAAACAAGCTCACAAGGTATAGAACAaaggttataaaattataacattttctacctacatgttttatttagtatttagacCTCATGTATTAAAAGGAGACAGAATTTGGAGCCATCAAATGCCAGGccattcaaatttcaaataaaaaaaaattcgcttAGCATAATCAAACATAAATCCATATCACTATTTTGATTAAACGACATATGGCCTAGGCCCTGGGTGATCCGCTAAAGGAACTCGTTGGACGGTTATAAGAAGCCAAAAAAATTTGGGTATAGATCTATGATAAATGCATGAGAATATCGACTagatatttaagtacctacctatctagtacaaataaatcatatgGTCTCGTCAACTTTACtatgtttaacaaaattaaaaactgtcaTTCAACACCTTATAAATTTGGTACTCTTTTAATTTCGATTTCTGCTCATCTCTCATCTGCTGATGTAGATCGTaggtataaaactaattactaGCAATTTAATAACAACCTATGACGCACTGAATAATCTGGACAGTCGAAACTAATTTAAGCTATCTGCTACCAGTTAGTTAGTGaacgaaatgaaataaatgtcaataaatgtATCTGTAAGAGTTGTAGGACGAGAAAACTTGTTTGAAGTCCCTTTAATAGCTTTCATGGCATTcagattgtataatatatattaatatgtaataatatcttcTTTAAACTGCAGAAGAGTCAGTTACTCTGGAGTCTGCAGAAGAGTTCAGAAtatttagcatattatattctgtatacTAATAACAGATGTTTTCGGGGGATTCATCGGCTAGGTAATTtagactatatatttatacgaaatatttCAGAGAAGTATACTACCGTTGATGCTGTTTCGCTCTGCAATCACGCGTCTCTGTGGATAGCGGTGAACATGACGTCGACGACCGATTGCAAGTGATCGTTTTTCTCTTTCTCCTTGCTGAGCACGGCCCGGAGCGATTCGATCGGCGTCGGGTCTGACCGGCTCCTCTCCACGACTCCCAGCAGATCACGTCTGTCCTTTTCGGCCGCTTTCAATCTGTCCGTGACCAGGGCCAGCCTCTTCCGGAGCTCGCGCGACTCGTGCACCGCCGTCATGCCGTGCAGCCGTCGACTGCAACAAGAGTTGCCGCCGTTTTCGGCCACGGACGGCCCGTTCTCTCGGTTCGCCGCCGTCAAAGCGTCCCGGATGCGCGTCATGATCTCGACCAGTTCGCGTTTCCGCAAGACGGCCGGTACACCGCCGGCGGACGAGTCGCCGTCCAACGGCCGCGCAAGTTCGTCGACCGAACGATGGTTCGCACCGGTGGACCGCACCGGTTTCGCTTCGGCCAACTGACGCAGCCGTTCCCTGTCCGCGGTCAGCCGGTCCCATTCCGCCCGCAGCCGCCGGTGATGGACCAACAGTCTGCCGGCAATCGAATTCAACGACCCGTCGTTCGGGGACCGCTTGTCCCACACCCTCAAGTCACTCATCCTGAGCGTCGAAACCGCGGCGGTCGACTCTTCCGCGTCCCGCCGTTTGATCGTTCCCTGCTCGTCGTTTGTGTCGCGCGCCTGCACTCGTGTCCCGCCGAATGCCTCTTCCACGATCCGATCCACCTGATCATCGCGCGTTCTGATATATAGTAAAGTCGTATCATGACTGTGCGGGCATTATATTGTGatgttttgaaaaactaaTTTCGTTGTACCCAATGCCGTAATTTGGGGGGGAGGGTCCGGGGGTCCGGGGCCCCCCGAAATTTCTAgaagtagaaatatttttttattattaggaaGGTATAACTAACTATACCTATCatacaaattgaatattataatgatcacTTATGTTTTCAACGAGGATATATTAAtcagattttatatttttaacgtaaaaaATGACAAGTGTtcagtatctatatatttaaaaaaaattttggctgcttatagttattagtaccttggtacttattattaattgttaatcgTTGAGTTTGTGGCACTGGTATTAACACTAGGTATTAAAcacatttcatattaataggtacactAATATTTTTCTCTTCATTGACATGTTTATATTCAAAGGTGGACATTAACTATTACCTAtagttagtttattttataataaacttgtgAACTTAACTAGTTTAATTGACAGTTGAAATAACTTAGCTTTTctcagtttatttaaaaataatccatcaagttaaaaacatttaaaaattttttgtctataggtatttataggtacgtaaatattaatataacataaaaatattccaatactataataacacaaacatttttgttatttttctagataaaataattttgtatttattaaaatgatatattctAGTAAATTAGATAGGCAtaaagctataaaatatatctaaacatttcacgataacaatattattaatttattataatttataataagttgtacaaataacaataattatcgaTAAGAAAAATACACCGGACACCAGATTCtggaaattagaaaaaaaattcaaaaaataacttgaCAACTGaactattgaataaatattgctATAGTACTACACACGTCGTATATTATGCTGTTCTTTATTTGCagacaatattatgaaatatgaaaaattatagtgCACTTGTATCGACCAGTCCCTTACGTATAGGTATTgtgtttgatttaaattaataaataataatcatgtaaAGTAAAAGggtataggtacactataggtctgtagaatataaattatgataaaatttcaataaaattattgtttataaattagaatattagaaAGACACAGCTACATTTTATGTGATTTTcgtaccaattaaaaaaatagattaactttttttaaactgagttaagttaatacttttttccTTATAACCTTCTAACTTATCGATCTTGTGTTCTCTCCATAACTTAACttgagttaattatttttattaatttgtccaccattgattatattagTCAATAGCCTAAAAAGGAGATACTTATATAAAGGTATGCCTATCATAAcactattttactaaaaaaataataatcagtacCTAAgttcttttcaaaattataagtattatcatCCTCTTGACGGTTTGATTATataacttgtttttatttgtatgccAAAAAAACTATACGAGAGGCTGCCAAAGTGTGTAACTAAgaagatatataatttattatataacttacaaCTAGCTCAAcatcttcaaaatattttctttttggcTGAGACATTTGTTTAgacatttgtatacatttcttATAAACTGAGATAATTTCTTTGATATTGTCTAGTAATACTTTTTGTTTAACTTTGTAAGTGTGAATTTTGGCTTGaaaaagtttttcttttatgttattatcaatttttcgtTGACTGACTTTTGGTCGTATAGGATAtgtagtaaatttataattggacTTTTTTTCCCCATTCGATGTTCGTAAGCTTTGAGTTTTCTTCATTGTGGTTTagtgtattttagtattatttgacATGTTCAACTTGGAATGTTTGTAAATCTTATTTATATGTGTAGCTAttgacaacaacaataatacaattaaataaatcaaatactaaaaaaggaaaatatttaaaaattacaaactaaCAAACTACATTATTGTAAGAAATACATagagtaattatataatgtcatgtaatataatgtaatgatcATTTGTCCCtgtgtaaaataatcatttcgtGTAGTCTTTTCAACGTAAATTTGAGATGAAGATGTCAAAGTAAGTACAAAAATAGTAGTCACTAGTCACTCGGTACCCAGAACTCTACAGAAGAAAAGACACACAATTTATGAGTGGGGACGACAGAGCCTCCCACTTGTATACCTCATTTGAAAATGCTAGGACTAGAGCCCTCTAATTTTAAAGTCTAGTTTCGTCTATGCAGCATGCATTAGCATTTTAATACAAGGAtgcatgaatatttaattaatttaacagttcaataaaatttaacggATCAATCACGAACCACTAAATCATGTTTAtcgtaatttttatgtttgttaatgTAGTCCAGAAGAAATACTAcgcatattgtacatattatataaaaatataaatttatttaatattattttagcggAAATGCatgtaggaaaaaaatattttcgcggtttaaaaaaacagtgttgacataggtacctaataaaatgtatattataatattagtttaacaaaaatgcatgtaggaaaaaaatattttcacggTTCAAAAAAACAGTGTTGACATAGGTACCTTGACATAGGTAACCCaccaatatctatataatgaataaaaggGAATTTACTATGTAATACGGAGTACGGACAGTGGACAACCTGTTTTGAGGTACCTATTCTTGTACCTCTTCGTGAGGTTAGGTTTCCCTCAAGAAGTCAAAAGTCATGACTCgtaaaaacattcattaaCAATACGATTTTTCAAACGATTTCAATTCTTCAGGTTATTCCTTATACTGTGTCATTTGTTGTTTGTTGCTGAATGTCAGTAGgtaagtatgaaaataataaaattatattttaattgttaaggtatttttataaaagttgtttaatcttgcatttttaatgttatattaaaaaaaaaaaataataagaatcataatgatatttaaatgttttggaaCGAGACTACTTTACCGGGCGaccttattttttcaattttttttttttttttgaaaagggGTGTTTTAACGAGTTAAGACCGATGttgctaaaataaattggcggaaataattagtttttaagcgATGACTTATGACAATTTAAGTTATGCGCGTGTATCGGCACTCGTCGCTACGTTCCTCGGCGCCATCGCTACGTTTCgcaaatcgaaaatatccctCGACTTGTTATGCAACGCCACCTTAAGTAGGCATCGggttgaaatacatttaaagaaaaggtaaaaatgtaaaatgcaaaaaatttcAATGCACGTGTAATGGCACTCGTCGCTACGCTCTTCGGCGTCATCGCTCCGCTCCgcaaatcgaaaatatccctCGACTTGCAATTCAACGCCATTTCAAGTAGGCATtggattaaaatacattttagggtactattttaacaattgaaacattaaaaacagtaaaaaaaaaaaaaaaaaaaaaaaaaaaaatgaaattattaatcgcGGCGTTGAAGCCGCAGGTGTTGAGGTATTTAacgtgtatacaatatacagtacctaataattgtaaatcgtcataacttaaaactaattatttccgCCAATTTATTTTAGCACCATCGTTCTTTACTCGTTGTTAAAATAcccctttaaaaataaaaaaaatttgaaaaataaggtCACCCGGTTATGTAGTCTTATACCTTTTTTtagcttttaataaaataatatatttaatatagttgatCATAAGAACATCACAATGTACAACAAAATGTACGGCAAATCCAAACATTTACTGTGCTGTCTACAATCAACTggattattattcttatttctaGTAACAGCTTCATCTctaagtaagtacctacctacatttattttttaaataaaagtatggatataataatttaatattatagatataaaacataatatacctatatgatgtaaatcaataatcattacagtacaattaatttatattcattattattcttagcaatttttcattttattttgactataAACTTAAGTgagaagaatatattttattaaagtaatacattgaattttattagatattcatTGTACACTACAAAGTTAGATAATAGTTTCACTTGcacaatttttaacttttgaaacATGACAATTGTCTTAAGTTATTAGCATTgatcatttatgtatatggatataaaaacataataaatattaatgaaatttaaaatttaaaaggtaataacaatcataataattatactatcatattgtaaaaaatatattatattaaagaaacaattgagtgaaatattttgacagaatttttttcttaatccaTAAATAGTAATGTGGAGAATCATATAACAAATGTGTGCACATAGTTTGGCAGATCttttgtgaattattttttatgttgtttatttatatatttttgtgatcAAATGATTCTAGTTCAATCACCACCAAGAATTGTTAACGAACCATATTCAGACGAAGTACTATTTCAAGTAGCCACTGTCGAAAATCAA
The DNA window shown above is from Aphis gossypii isolate Hap1 chromosome 2, ASM2018417v2, whole genome shotgun sequence and carries:
- the LOC114129033 gene encoding ubiquitin-like protein ATG12, with product MDEELTNECNTAKVVTENKEKIEILLKATGNAPILKTKKWMVEKEKTVASINDFLRKLLKLEPSDSLFLYVNQAFAPSPDQTMKNLYDCYNTDGRLVLHYCKTQAWG
- the LOC114129041 gene encoding uncharacterized protein LOC114129041, whose amino-acid sequence is MKKTQSLRTSNGEKKSNYKFTTYPIRPKVSQRKIDNNIKEKLFQAKIHTYKVKQKVLLDNIKEIISVYKKCIQMSKQMSQPKRKYFEDVELVVDRIVEEAFGGTRVQARDTNDEQGTIKRRDAEESTAAVSTLRMSDLRVWDKRSPNDGSLNSIAGRLLVHHRRLRAEWDRLTADRERLRQLAEAKPVRSTGANHRSVDELARPLDGDSSAGGVPAVLRKRELVEIMTRIRDALTAANRENGPSVAENGGNSCCSRRLHGMTAVHESRELRKRLALVTDRLKAAEKDRRDLLGVVERSRSDPTPIESLRAVLSKEKEKNDHLQSVVDVMFTAIHRDA